One Clupea harengus chromosome 12, Ch_v2.0.2, whole genome shotgun sequence DNA segment encodes these proteins:
- the c7b gene encoding complement component 7b: MEIYYSLTLFLAGVLVSLFSCTDCVQQVTCRWGPYGDWSECDGCTKTQGRTRCVDTFAQFGGVPCAGEVSQTQDCVATKKCPLESGCGDRFRCTSGKCISPSLVCNGDQDCEEDGLDERRCDEATSNTVCDEQKTPPHSEHSGLGFDMLSEKLKAPVINTQSFGGQCRKVFSGDHKSFYRLPQSILRYTFQVGVENDFTDELYDSSWSYMKHFEKRNKIRGGHDHFTSHYELKKDKSYHLLIIKNEVEVAQFQNNAPQYLPLSEEFWKALSSLPVSYEASAYRSLLQRFGTHYMSEGSLGGQFEFLLEFDSQSVWEQSKTEKDFHRCITRVKRRWFRKKRTTKCDKIFDTYINTKAHNPTRFPIKSKTVGGHVAYAEGLNHLNLNDPDANHDKYTKWAGSVKSLPVVIKQKLRPLYELVKEVPCAGVKKLYLKRALEEYLEEQHACHCRPCNNNGQPVVTGSQCSCFCKPGTYGLACETGSVIGGQPGVIDGSWSCWSSWTSCSKGQRSRSRVCNNPSLRSGGLHCIGEPMEKQLCEDPDMDYLRMMEPHCLDSSLAPVKSCKAPPALRNGFVLNPKDVYAVGSKVEYSCVDGYYLQGQKIVECTDSLTWRRGQMECKKSSCDAPPLQEAVIGSIVKSTYQIGDRVSMRCPAGMQRVGAPEVACSSSLKWSPPVEGVECRPVPVSTVPPALRCKPWEKPGKEQCVCMLPYECKASFPVCASLLKGRVSQVGVCQLGALQCLGRSYTLLNDSSCDWPTQNFTSCQDCQPWEKCEGLGCVCREPEECPGADGLLCAALGDGSAPVTMSECEVGVLRCLSEPFIVTSVGACAS; this comes from the exons ATGGAG ATATACTATTCATTGACGCTGTTCCTGGCAGGGGTTCTTGTCAGCTTGTTCTCATGCACTGA CTGTGTGCAACAGGTAACGTGCAGATGGGGACCTTATGGAGACTGGTCTGAGTGTGATGGCTGCACCAAAACACAG gGGCGGACTCGTTGCGTTGACACCTTTGCTCAGTTTGGGGGAGTCCCGTGTGCAGGGGAGGTCAGTCAGACTCAAGACTGTGTTGCCACTAAAAAGTGTCCCCTGGAATCAGGCTGTGGAGACAGGTTCCGCTGCACCTCAG gtAAGTGTATAAGTCCTTCTCTGGTGTGTAATGGCGACCAGGACTGTGAGGAAGATGGCCTGGATGAACGTCGTTGTGATGAAGCCAccagtaacactgtgtgtgatgAACAGAAAACCCCTCCTCACTCGGAGCACAGTGGGCTAGG GTTTGACATGTTGTCGGAGAAGCTGAAGGCCCCAGTCATTAACACTCAGAGTTTTGGTGGTCAGTGCAGGAAAGTCTTCAGTGGCGACCACAAGTCCTTTTACAGACTCCCTCAAAGTATCCTCAGGTACACCTTTCAG GTAGGTGTTGAGAATGACTTCACTGATGAGCTCTACGACAGCTCCTGGTCTTACATGAAGCACTTTGAGAAAAGGAATAAGATCAGAGGAGGACACGATCATTTCACATCTCACTACGAGTTAAAGAAAGACAAG TCCTACCATCTGCTGATCATTAAGAACGAGGTGGAGGTGGCTCAGTTCCAGAACAACGCTCCCCAGTACCTCCCTCTATCTGAGGAGTTCTGGAAGGCTCTCTCCAGTCTGCCCGTCTCGTACGAGGCCTCTGCCTACCGCAGTCTGCTCCAGAGGTTTGGAACTCACTACATGTCCGAGGGATCGCTGGGAGGCCAGTTTGAGTTCCTGCTGGAGTTTGACTCGCAGTCGGTGTGGGAACAGA GCAAAACGGAGAAAGACTTTCATAGATGCATAACTCGGGTGAAGCGGCGATGGTTTCGCAAAAAAAGGACAACCAAATGCGACAAAATATTTGATACCTACATCAACACAAAGG CACATAATCCCACAAGGTTTCCAATCAAATCCAAGACTGTTGGAGGACATGTGGCATATGCTGAGGGTCTGAACCATCTGAATCTGAACGACCCTGACGCCAACCATGACAAGTACACTAAATGGGCTGGATCAGTGAAGTCCCTCCCTGTGGTCATCAAACAGAAG CTGAGGCCTCTGTATGAGCTGGTGAAGGAGGTGCCGTGTGCAGGAGTGAAGAAACTCTACCTGAAGAGGGCGCTAGAGGAGTACCTGGAGGAGCAGCACGCCTGCCACTGCCGCCCCTGCAACAACAACGGGCAGCCGGTGGTCACGGGCTCACAGTGCTCCTGCTTCTGCAAGCCGGGCACGTACGGCCTGGCCTGTGAGACAGGCTCCGTCATAGGAGGGCAGCCAG GTGTCATCGATGGAAGCTGGTCTTGCTGGTCCAGCTGGACATCTTGTTCCAAAGGTCAAAGATCAAGGAGTCGTGTATGTAACAATCCCTCGCTGAGGTCAGGAGGTTTGCATTGCATTGGAGAACCTATGGAAAAACAATTATGTGAAGACCCAGATATGGACTACCTTCG GATGATGGAGCCACACTGCCTTGACTCCTCTCTAGCACCTGTCAAGTCATGCAAAGCTCCACCTGCTCTGAGAAATGGCTTTGTACTG AACCCTAAAGATGTGTATGCAGTGGGCAGTAAGGTGGAGTACTCCTGCGTTGATGGATACTACCTCCAAGGGCAGAAGATTGTTGAGTGCACAGACAGCCTCAcctggaggagaggacagatggAGTGCAAAA agTCATCATGTGATGCCCCTCCTCTTCAGGAAGCTGTGATTGGCTCCATTGTGAAGTCCACCTATCAGATTGGGGATCGAGTGTCCATGAGGTGTCCTGCTGGGATGCAGAGGGTGGGGGCGCCTGAGGTGGCCTGCAGCTCCAGTCTCAAGTGGTCTCCTCCAGTAGAGGGTGTGGAGTGCCGGCCAG TCCCAGTGTCCACGGTCCCTCCAGCCTTGAGGTGTAAACCATGGGAGAAGCCTGGgaaggagcagtgtgtgtgcatgctgccGTATGAGTGCAA GGCTTCTTTCCCAGTGTGTGCCTCCCTGCTGAAGGGCAGAGTGAGCCAGGTGGGCGTGTGCCAGCTGGGTGCCCTGCAGTGTCTGGGCAGGAGTTACACTCTCCTCAATGACAGCTCCTGTGATTGGCCcacacagaacttcacctcctGTCAAGACTGCCAGCCATGGGAGAAGTGCGAGG gtctgggctgtgtgtgcagAGAACCCGAGGAGTGTCCCGGGGCCGACGGTCTTCTGTGTGCGGCCCTGGGAGACGGCAGCGCGCCCGTCACCATGTCAGAGTGTGAAGTAGGTGTATTGAGGTGCCTCAGCGAGCCCTTCATCGTGACCAGCGTTGGAGCCTGCGCCTCCTGA